One segment of Streptomyces sp. TG1A-8 DNA contains the following:
- a CDS encoding DUF6114 domain-containing protein — protein sequence MSAETPAAPGQFTSRRLQFRAWRGTRPFWAGLYVLLSGLPIMYFPYFHLQLGHLTLAMATTAGAGSLIIGVLLIVLGVSLWFQKHVRTFAGIAAILLALVSLPVSNFGGFVVGFLLALIGGAMAVAWSPGAPPQPEPPAGPAPAQGAAPGALPLPHQGAYGTGAPNDLSGTSPANGANGRHSAG from the coding sequence ATGAGCGCCGAGACTCCTGCCGCCCCCGGCCAGTTCACCAGCCGGAGGCTGCAGTTCCGCGCCTGGCGGGGCACGCGTCCGTTCTGGGCCGGACTCTACGTCCTGCTCAGCGGCCTTCCGATCATGTACTTCCCGTACTTCCACCTCCAGCTCGGACACCTGACGCTGGCGATGGCGACCACCGCCGGAGCGGGATCCCTGATCATCGGCGTGCTGCTCATCGTCCTGGGCGTCAGCCTCTGGTTCCAGAAGCACGTCCGGACCTTCGCCGGCATCGCCGCGATCCTGCTGGCGCTGGTGTCCCTGCCCGTGTCCAACTTCGGCGGCTTCGTCGTGGGCTTCCTGCTCGCCCTCATCGGCGGCGCGATGGCCGTGGCCTGGTCGCCGGGCGCGCCGCCGCAGCCGGAGCCGCCGGCCGGGCCCGCGCCGGCCCAGGGCGCCGCCCCCGGGGCCCTGCCGCTGCCCCACCAGGGCGCGTACGGGACGGGCGCACCGAACGACCTGTCAGGAACGAGCCCGGCCAACGGGGCGAACGGGAGGCACAGTGCCGGCTGA
- a CDS encoding DUF6230 family protein, whose translation MESQVRGGTRWKRFAVVMVPSVAATACIGVALAQGALAASFSVSGQSFKVSADQLVGTGFAQYGAIDNGYTLDGKKTAHPVAVSAFKHADITNLCQSVVTPDVPVFGSVSLILRAGGAGHDKVQADNIYIDVADLNADATFENIDIGVAAKDASKGPGMKGGGEQSNPYGFAQQADKATLDDVKQTAWATTAGTFKLSGLKMSLSTGTHECY comes from the coding sequence ATGGAGTCCCAGGTGCGTGGCGGGACCAGATGGAAGCGGTTCGCTGTGGTCATGGTGCCCAGCGTGGCCGCCACGGCGTGTATAGGTGTGGCCCTCGCACAGGGCGCTCTCGCCGCCTCGTTCAGCGTGTCGGGTCAGTCGTTCAAGGTGTCCGCCGACCAGCTGGTCGGTACCGGCTTCGCGCAGTACGGCGCGATCGACAACGGTTACACGCTGGACGGCAAGAAGACGGCCCACCCGGTGGCCGTCTCGGCGTTCAAGCACGCCGACATCACCAACCTGTGCCAGTCCGTGGTCACCCCGGACGTCCCGGTGTTCGGTTCCGTCAGCCTCATCCTGAGGGCGGGCGGCGCGGGCCACGACAAGGTGCAGGCCGACAACATCTACATCGATGTCGCCGACCTGAACGCCGACGCGACGTTCGAGAACATCGACATCGGTGTGGCCGCCAAGGACGCCTCCAAGGGTCCGGGCATGAAGGGCGGGGGCGAGCAGTCGAACCCCTACGGCTTCGCGCAGCAGGCCGACAAGGCCACGCTGGACGACGTGAAGCAGACGGCGTGGGCGACCACCGCCGGCACCTTCAAGCTCAGCGGCCTGAAGATGTCGCTGTCGACGGGTACGCACGAGTGCTACTGA
- a CDS encoding tetratricopeptide repeat protein, producing the protein MQPRNMSMSGVVDLAAVKAAQEAKAKAEQARAEAARRGGTGAVSPADLVIDVDEAGFERDVLQRSAEVPVVIDFWAEWCQPCKQLSPVLERLAVEYGGRFLLAKIDVDANQMLMQQFGVQGIPAVFAVVAGQALPLFQGAAGEQQIRQTLDQLVQVAEQRFGLTGLTVDPDAEPGGAPSAEAPAGPYESALNAAAQALDAGDLDGAVRAYRNVLADDPAHPEAKLGLAQAELLQRVQDMDPQRVRQEAAGKPADAAAQIAAADLDLVGGHVEDAFGRLIDTVRRTAGDDRDAVRRRLLELFEVVGPEDPRVVGARRALARALF; encoded by the coding sequence ATGCAGCCACGGAACATGTCCATGAGCGGTGTCGTCGACCTCGCCGCGGTGAAGGCGGCCCAGGAGGCCAAGGCCAAGGCCGAGCAGGCGCGCGCCGAAGCCGCCCGGCGGGGCGGGACGGGCGCCGTCTCCCCGGCCGACCTCGTCATCGACGTCGATGAGGCCGGCTTCGAGCGCGACGTCCTCCAGCGCTCCGCCGAAGTACCCGTCGTCATCGATTTCTGGGCCGAGTGGTGTCAGCCCTGCAAGCAGCTGAGCCCGGTCCTGGAGCGGCTGGCCGTCGAGTACGGCGGGCGCTTCCTCCTCGCGAAGATCGATGTCGACGCCAACCAGATGCTGATGCAGCAGTTCGGGGTCCAGGGGATCCCGGCCGTCTTCGCCGTGGTGGCGGGACAGGCGCTGCCGCTGTTCCAGGGAGCGGCCGGCGAGCAGCAGATCCGGCAGACCCTGGACCAACTGGTGCAGGTGGCCGAGCAGCGCTTCGGGCTGACCGGCCTGACCGTCGACCCGGACGCGGAGCCGGGTGGCGCCCCGTCCGCCGAGGCGCCGGCGGGACCGTACGAGTCGGCGCTGAACGCCGCCGCGCAGGCCCTGGACGCCGGCGACCTCGACGGCGCCGTCCGGGCCTACCGGAACGTGCTGGCCGACGACCCCGCCCACCCCGAGGCCAAGCTCGGCCTCGCGCAGGCCGAACTGCTCCAGCGGGTGCAGGACATGGACCCGCAGCGGGTGCGCCAGGAGGCCGCCGGGAAGCCGGCCGACGCCGCGGCGCAGATCGCGGCCGCCGACCTGGACCTGGTGGGCGGCCACGTCGAGGACGCCTTCGGGCGGCTCATCGACACCGTGCGGCGCACGGCGGGCGACGACCGCGACGCGGTGCGCCGCCGACTGCTGGAACTGTTCGAGGTCGTGGGGCCGGAGGACCCGCGGGTGGTCGGGGCGCGCAGGGCGCTCGCACGGGCGCTGTTCTGA